Genomic window (Leptotrichia sp. oral taxon 212):
ACACGGTCGTCATTTTCAATTTTTTTTGCGAGAAGAATTAATCCTGCACATGTTCCGAAAGTTGGCAGTCCATCTGAAATAAGCTTCCTGATATCATCAAATAAATCAAGGTCGTGCAGAAGTTTACCTATTGTTGTACTTTCACCGCCTGGAATGATGAGACCATGAATGCTGTTATTTAAAATTGCATTGCTCAAATCAGATTTTTTTCGGATTTCAAATGTTTCTACACCAATTTTTTCAAGTATTTTTTCATGTTCGATAAAAGCTCCCTGCAGAGCTAGAACTCCTATTCTCATTATTTACCTCTTTCAGCCATTAACAGCTGAATTTCATTTTCATTAATTCCGACCATGGCTTCCCCTAAATCTTCAGAAATCTCAGCCAGTATCTTAGGATCATTATAGTTAGTAACTGCTTTTACTATTGCCTGCGCTCTTTTTACAGGATCTCCTGATTTGAAAATTCCTGATCCTACAAAGACACCTTCTGCACCAAGCTGCATCATAAGAGCCGCATCAGCTGGAGTTGCAACCCCTCCTGCAGCAAAGTTTACGACAGGTAATTTTCCATTTTCATGGACAAATTTTACTAAATCAAATGGAACCTGCAATTCTTTAGCAGTAAAATAAAGCTCGTCTTCCCTCATGTTCTGAATTCTTCTTATTTCCTGATTCATCATTCTCATATGTCTTACAGCCTGTACAATATCTCCAGTTCCTGGTTCACCTTTTGTTCTTATCATAGAAGCACCTTCGGCAATTCTTCGGAGGGCTTCCCCTAAATCTTTTGCACCGCAGACAAAAGGAACTTTAAATTTCTTCTTGTCTACATGAAATTTATCATCGGCAGGTGAAAGAACTTCACTTTCATCTATATAGTCAATTTCTATAGCTTCTAAAATCTGTGCTTCCACAAAATGTCCTATTCTTACTTTTGCCATTACAGGAATTGAAACAACTTCCTGAATGCTTTTTATCATTTTAGGATCGCTCATTCTTGAGACACCGCCTACAGCTCTGATATCAGCCGGAATTCTTTCAAGCGCCATAACAGCCGCAGCTCCTGCAGCTTCAGCTATTCTTGCCTGTTCAGGAGTGGAAACATCCATTATGACTCCACCTTTAAGCATTTGTGCCAGATTCTTGTTCAATTCGTATCTTTCCATGATTTAATCGTCCTTTCTTTTTTATAATCTTGTTTTTGCTATAATTATAGCCCTATTTATCAGTTTTTTCAAATATAAATTTTGAATATCGAGTTATATAAATTATATTATTATTTTATATATTAATATTTTCTTCTGTTCTGATAGATATCCCATTTTGATTTTCTAAATTTTAAAATAGAAAAATCAAAGAAAATATGTTATACTGTTATAGGTAAATTATAATAAAAATCAAATATAAGGAGGAAATTTATTATGAAAAAAGGATTATTAGTATTATTTATGGCTTCTATGCTTGTTTTTGCTGAAAATCAGAATGTTGCCAAGAAACATGACAAAACTGCCAAATTAGAGAAAGATTCTTATTGTACAGTTCCAAAAAGTCATAGTGATTTCAAAAAAATAAACGGGAAAGATTACAGAGTTGACGTAGAATTTGAAAAATGTGTATTTGATTCAGAAACTTATGAAAATGTAAAAGTTGGAGTTTTAATTCAAAATGTTGAAAAAACTGAAAAATACCTGAAAAAATACAAGTATATGCATTTGAAGGCTGGAAAAAATTTAGTTTACAATGCATCAGATAACAGCTACTACTATAATGGTTCATGGGCTTTCAATAATGACAAGGCGTATCCGACAGTATTTGATGGAAAATAAAATTAGATATAAGTAAAGTGGGGCAACAGAAAAATTAAGGATAAAAAAGGATAAAATATATTAATAACAGTAATGATAAAAAATAACTGCTGTCAAATTTGACAGAATTGATAGAGCACTCGAAAGGGTGCTTTTTTTATATATTGATTTTAAAATGAGGTAATGTTAAAATCATTTTATACGGTCAGCAGCGTATCTGTTAAAAAATTAAATTTTTGTATACACTTAAATAGTTACAATAAGGAGGGAAACTGATGGGAATAAAGAAAAACTCTGAAAATGAAAAGATAAGAAAAAGCGTAGATGAATTTTATAGAAAGATTTCGCAGGATCAATACAGGACAGAGGTTTCTCCTGAAGAAGTGAGTGCGTCCCTTGGATATAGTAGTGAAATGATGGAACGGCTGCCGAAAGGAACGGATCTTGGACTTTCGTGCGGAAATCCTCTTGAAAATTTTGAGATGGAAAATGGGGAAACACTTATAGATTTAGGATGTGGAACAGGAAAAGACTTATTTCTTACAAGGATAAAGTATCCTGATTCAGGGATTCTTTATGGACTGGACAGATTAGCTGAAATGATATTGAAGGCTGAAAAAATAAGAGATATGAAGAAGTTTAAAAATATTGAATTTAAGCAGGGAACACTTACATCAATGCCATTTGAACCAGAAAGTATGGATAAGGCAATAAGCAACTGCGTAATAAACCTTGAGCCGGAAAAACAGACTGTATATAACGAACTTTATAGAATATTGAAAAATGGAGGGAAGTTCTATATTTCAGATATTATGCTTAAAAAGGAATTGCCGGAAGAATGGAAAAAATCTGAGAAAATGCACAATACATGAGTTGGAGGGGCACTTCTGGAAGAAGAACTGGAAAAGATAATAGAAAAGGCAGGATTTAAAAATATAATTATTTTAAAAGATGAAGTTACGGATGCCTATGCTGAAAAATGGGGATATGGTTTAAAAATAAAGGAATATATTCAAAGGGGAATGATTATGGGTAAAAAATAATCTGACGATATAAAACAGGAGGAACTTTAAAATATGAAAAAGAATGAAATGATGATTTGCGGCAAAAAATGTATTCTGTATTTAAACGAAGATACAGAATATATACTGATACAGCCTGTGGATGAAAATGATATCAGTGTACTGGATAGTGAAGTGAAGCACATAGAAGAAAATGCAGACAGGAATTTTAGCCTTGTGGCGTTTAAAATAGAAGACTGGAACAGCGAACTTACTCCATGGGAAATGTCCCTTCTTCGAGGAAAAGGGAACTTTGGAGATGGCGCTGCCGGAACATTGGAATTTATAAAAAATGACCTGATACTGGCTGTGTCAGAATATATAAATATTGAAAATAAAGAGATAAAGTATATTTTAGGTGGGTATTCACTGGCAGGGCTGTTTTCATTATGGAGCGGATATCAGACGGATATTTTTGAAGGAATAGCTGCAGTTTCTCCGTCAGTCTGGTATAAAGGATGGATAGAATACGTGGCAGCTGGAAAACCTTTATCAGAAAAAATTTATCTGAGCCTCGGAGATACAGAAGAAAAAACAAAACATCAAATTTTATCTAAAATAGGCGATAATATAAGAAAACAGCATGAAATTCTTGAAAAATCAGAAAATGTGAAGACAGTTCTTGAATGGAATGAAGGAAATCACTTTCAAAATCCTGATATAAGAACTGCAAAGGGATTTCTGTGGGTGATGAATAAATAGGGGATTTGAGGTAATAATTTATGAAAAAAATTTTAATAATAACATTATTTTTATTACTAATTTATTATTGTTTTAATAGGGTGAGATAATTAAAGAAAATCATTATGAAATTTCAATGCGTCGTTTAAATTATGGAGATAATGATAAAATTTCTAATATTGAAAATATAAATTTTGACAATGGCAATATAATTATTAAATTAAAAAGTTTGCAGAATAATTTATATTTAGAAACCATAATAATTTATTACAAAGAAAAAAAATAGGAGAAATTTCCATAAATGAAAATTTATATGTTGAAAGTATAAGTAATAGTAAATATATTGATATCAACAGTTATATTTTTGAATATCCTATTAATAATGATTTGCTTTGGATTTTAGGAGAAAAGAATGAAAAATATAACATATCTTCTGGACCATATATGGAAAATGAATTTATATTTGAAACTGTCATAAAAGACAAGGCTAATAATAAAATATATAATTTAAAACGTGAAATAGATATACTGTTTGTAGAGCAAGGAAAAACCAGAAGATGGACTTTTGACCATTAATATTATTTCTTAAAATATATTTGATAAGTCATATTGATAGAAGTGTATAAGTAAGAAATATTATAAAAAATAGACCTGATTTTATGCGAGAATTTAACCGAAATTTATTTAGAAAAAAAGAGGAATGAATAGAAGAATATGGCATGATGTGGAGATAAAAAAATGAGAAGTCAAAAGATTAAATTATAAATAAAAATTAAATTTTTTAAAATTAAAAGGAATTGTCACAGGGCATTTAAATGACTTTATTTTAAATATCAGATTATGGTATAATTAATGCATATTGGAATTTATAGAGAAATAAAAGAGGGTGTGATTTTATGAGAAAAAAAGCTGTTCCTGTGGGGATTGAAGATTTTGAAAGAATAATAAGGGAA
Coding sequences:
- a CDS encoding esterase encodes the protein MKKNEMMICGKKCILYLNEDTEYILIQPVDENDISVLDSEVKHIEENADRNFSLVAFKIEDWNSELTPWEMSLLRGKGNFGDGAAGTLEFIKNDLILAVSEYINIENKEIKYILGGYSLAGLFSLWSGYQTDIFEGIAAVSPSVWYKGWIEYVAAGKPLSEKIYLSLGDTEEKTKHQILSKIGDNIRKQHEILEKSENVKTVLEWNEGNHFQNPDIRTAKGFLWVMNK
- the pdxT gene encoding pyridoxal 5'-phosphate synthase glutaminase subunit PdxT, whose protein sequence is MRIGVLALQGAFIEHEKILEKIGVETFEIRKKSDLSNAILNNSIHGLIIPGGESTTIGKLLHDLDLFDDIRKLISDGLPTFGTCAGLILLAKKIENDDRVHLSLMDIKVKRNAYGRQLGSFFTENEFKHVGKVPMTFIRAPYITEVGENVEILSEVDGNIVAAKENNILVTSYHPELNDDLRVHKFFIDMCKKAISK
- the pdxS gene encoding pyridoxal 5'-phosphate synthase lyase subunit PdxS, whose amino-acid sequence is MERYELNKNLAQMLKGGVIMDVSTPEQARIAEAAGAAAVMALERIPADIRAVGGVSRMSDPKMIKSIQEVVSIPVMAKVRIGHFVEAQILEAIEIDYIDESEVLSPADDKFHVDKKKFKVPFVCGAKDLGEALRRIAEGASMIRTKGEPGTGDIVQAVRHMRMMNQEIRRIQNMREDELYFTAKELQVPFDLVKFVHENGKLPVVNFAAGGVATPADAALMMQLGAEGVFVGSGIFKSGDPVKRAQAIVKAVTNYNDPKILAEISEDLGEAMVGINENEIQLLMAERGK
- a CDS encoding methyltransferase domain-containing protein yields the protein MGIKKNSENEKIRKSVDEFYRKISQDQYRTEVSPEEVSASLGYSSEMMERLPKGTDLGLSCGNPLENFEMENGETLIDLGCGTGKDLFLTRIKYPDSGILYGLDRLAEMILKAEKIRDMKKFKNIEFKQGTLTSMPFEPESMDKAISNCVINLEPEKQTVYNELYRILKNGGKFYISDIMLKKELPEEWKKSEKMHNT